One window from the genome of Vicugna pacos chromosome 21, VicPac4, whole genome shotgun sequence encodes:
- the RPRD2 gene encoding regulation of nuclear pre-mRNA domain-containing protein 2 isoform X2, giving the protein MAAGGGGGSSKASSSSASSAGALESSLDRKFQSVTNTMESIQGLSSWCIENKKHHTTIVYHWMKWLRRSAYPHRLNLFYLANDVIQNCKRKNAIIFRESFADVLPEAAALVKDPSVSKSIERIFKIWEDRNVYPEEMIMALREALTSTNPKAALKSKIVAEFRSQALIEELLLYKRSEDQIELKEKQLSTMRVDVCSTETLKCLKDKTGGKKFSKEFEEASAKLEEFVNGLDKQVKNGPSLTEALENAGIFYEAQYKEVKVVANAYKTFANRVNNLKKKLDQLKSTLPDPEESPVPSPSVDAPSPTGSESPFQGMGGEESQSPAMESEKSATPEPATDNRDVEDMELSDVEDDGSKIIVEDRKEKPVEKSAVSTSAPAKPTESISKASSCTSVPVTVTATPPLPKPVNTSLLSPSPALALPNLANVDLAKISSILSSLTSVMKNTGVSPASRPSPGTPTSPSNLTSGLKTPAPATTTSHNPLANILSKVEITPESILSALSKTQTQSAPALQGLSSLLQSVTGNPVASSEAASQSTSASPANTTVSSIKGRSLPSNTQSFIPKNFSYSPNSSTSEVSSTSASKASIGQSPALPSTTFKLPSNTLGFTGTHNTSPAAPPTEVAMCQSSEISKPKLESESTSPSLEMKIHNFLKGNPGFSGLNLNIPILSSLGSSAPAESHSSDFQRGPTSTSIDNIDGTPVRDERSGTPTQDEMMDKPTSSSVDTMSLLSKIISPGSSTPSSTRSPPPGREESYARELSSSVSAYRPFGLGSESPYKQPPDGMERPSSLMDSSQEKFYPDTSFQEDEDYRDFEYSGPPPSAMMNLEKKPAKSILKSSKLSDATEYQPILSSYSHRAQEFGVKPAFPPSVRALLDSSENCDRLSSSPGLFGAFSIRGNEPGSDRSPSPSKNDSFFTPDSNHSSLSQSTSGHLSLPQKQYPDSPHPVPHRSLFSPQNTLAAPTGHPPTSGVEKVLASTISTTSTIEFKNMLKNASRKPSDDKHFGQAPGKGTSSDGVSLSNLGQPSLTAAEQQQQEEHYRIETRVSSSCLDVPDSTEEKGAPIETLGYHSASNRRMSGEPIQTVESIRVPGKGSRGHGREASRVGWFDLSTSGSSFDNGPSSASELASLGGGGSGGLTGFKTAPYKERAPQFQESVGSFRSNSFNSTFEHHLPPSPLEHGTPFQREPVGPSSAPPAPPKDHGGIFSRDAPTHLPSVDLSNPFTKEAALAHAAPPPPGEHSGVPFPTPPPPPTPGEHSSSGGSGVPFSTPPPPPPPVDHSGVVPFPAPPLAEHGVAGAVAVFPKDHSSLLQGTLADHFGVLPGPRDHGGPTQRDLNGPGLSRVRESLSLPSHSLEHLGPAHGGGGGGGSNGGSGPPLGPSHRDAISRSGMILRSPRPDFRPREPFLSRDPFHTLKRPRPPFARGPPFFAPKRPFFPPRY; this is encoded by the exons GGATCCATCTGTTTCTAAGTCTATAGAACGAATCTTTAAAATCTGGGAAGATAGAAATGTATACCCAGAAGAAATGATTATGGCATTAAGAGAAGCTTTGA CATCCACGAATCCAAAAGCTGCTCTCAAGTCTAAGATAGTTGCTGAATTTCGA tctcaGGCCCTCATTGAGGAGCTGTTGCTGTACAAGCGCTCAGAAGATCAGATAGAATTGAAAGAAAAACAGCTGTCGACTATGAGGGTGGACGTGTGCAGCACAGAAACGCTCAAATGCTTAAAAG ATAAGACAGGTGGGAAGAAATTCTCCAAAGAATTTGAAGAGGCAAGTGCCAAGCTGGAGGAATTTGTGAATGGACTAGATAAGCAAGTGAAAAATGGGCCCTCACTAACAGAAGCACTGGAAAATGCTGGAATTTTCTATGAAGCACAGTACAAAGAAGTAAAAGTGGTGGCCAAT GCATACAAAACCTTCGCTAATCGAGtgaacaatttaaagaaaaagctgGATCAATTGAAGTCAACCCTTCCTGATCCTGAGGAATCACCAGTCCCTTCCCCAAGTGTGGACGCTCCCTCCCCAACTGGTTCTGAATCTCCTTTTCAAGGAATGGGAGGTGAGGAATCCCAGTCACCAGCCATGGAGAGTGAGAAATCGGCCACACCTGAGCCTGCAACAGATAATCGTGACGTGGAAGATATGGAACTCTCAGATGTGGAGGATGATGGGTCAAAAATCATTG TAGAGGACAGGAAGGAAAAACCGGTGGAGAAGTCAGCTGTATCCACTTCTGCACCTGCAAAGCCGACAGAAAGTATCTCAAAAGCCTCTTCATGTACTTCAGTGCCTGTGACCGTGACAGCAACCCCACCTCTTCCAAAGCCTGTGAATACgtctcttctctccccttctccagcATTGGCTTTGCCAAACCTGGCTAATGTGGATCTGGCAAAGATCAGTTCCATCCTTAGCAGCCTGacatcagtcatgaaaaatactG GGGTCAGTCCTGCATCAAGACCTTCTCCAGGAACTCCTACAAGTCCCAGCAACCTCACCAGTGGCCTGAAGACACCTGCACCGGCCACGACAACATCTCACAACCCTCTGGCAAATATCCTCTCGAAGGTGGAGATCACCCCAGAGAGCATTCTGTCTGCTCTTTCCAAAACCCAGACACAGTCAGCCCCTGCACTGCAAG GCCTGTCATCTTTACTTCAGAGCGTCACTGGGAACCCCGTTGCATCCAGTGAAGCTGCATCCCAGAGCACTTCAGCTTCCCCTGCCAACACCACAGTCTCTAGCATAAAAGGAAGAAGTCTGCCCTCCAATACCCAATCCTTTATTCCCAAAAACTTCAGCTATTCTCCTAACTCATCAACTTCTGAAGTCTCTTCAACTTCAGCCAGCAAAGCCTCAATTGGGCAAAGCCCAGCGCTCCCAAGCACTACTTTCAAGCTACCATCCAACACTTTGGGGTTTACAGGTACCCACAATACTAGCCCTGCTGCCCCACCTACTGAAGTTGCCATGTGCCAGTCTTCAGAAATCTCCAAGCCAAAACTGGAGTCCGAGTCCACTTCCCCAAGCCTGGAAATGAAGATCCACAACTTCTTAAAAGGTAACCCTGGTTTCAGCGGCTTGAACTTGAACATCCCAATCCTGAGCAGTCTGGGGTCCAGCGCCCCCGCAGAAAGCCACTCCTCAGACTTCCAGCGTGGCCCGACGAGCACATCGATCGACAACATTGATGGAACCCCGGTGCGAGATGAACGAAGTGGGACGCCCACCCAGGATGAGATGATGGACAAGCCCACGTCCAGCAGTGTGGACACCATGTCCCTGCTTTCTAAGATCATTAGCCCTGGTTCCTCAACGCCCAGCAGCACAAGGTCACCACCTCCTGGGAGAGAAGAAAGCTACGCCCGGGAGCTGTCCAGTTCGGTGTCTGCGTACCGGCCCTTCGGCCTGGGCAGCGAGTCACCCTATAAGCAGCCTCCTGATGGAATGGAGAGGCCGTCTTCCTTGATGGACTCTTCACAGGAGAAGTTCTATCCAGATACTTCTTTCCAGGAAGATGAGGATTACCGAGATTTTGAATATTCAGGGCCTCCACCCTCTGCCATGATGAACCTGGAGAAGAAACCAGCCAAATCTATCCTGAAATCAAGCAAGCTTTCTGATGCCACCGAGTACCAGCCAATCCTGTCCAGTTACAGCCACCGAGCCCAAGAATTTGGGGTAAAGCCTGCCTTCCCGCCATCTGTGAGGGCTCTCCTGGACTCTAGTGAGAACTGTGACCGTCTTTCGTCTTCCCCTGGGCTATTTGGTGCCTTCAGCATAAGAGGGAATGAACCTGGGTCTGACCGGTCACCATCACCGAGTAAGAATGATTCATTTTTCACCCCCGACTCCAACCACAGTAGCTTGTCTCAGTCTACCAGTGGGCATCTCAGTTTGCCACAGAAGCAGTACCCAGACTCTCCTCACCCGGTCCCACACCGTTCCCTTTTCTCTCCGCAGAATACCCTTGCCGCTCCCACGGGCCACCCACCCACGTCGGGTGTGGAGAAAGTCCTGGCCTCCACCATTTCCACCACATCGACGATTGAGTTTAAGAATATGCTTAAAAATGCCTCGCGGAAGCCCTCAGATGATAAGCATTTTGGCCAGGCCCCCGGCAAGGGCACTTCAAGTGATGGTGTCAGTCTCTCAAACCTCGGCCAGCCCAGCCTGACGGCCgctgagcagcagcagcaagaagAGCACTACCGCATAGAAACCCGCGTCTCCTCCTCCTGCTTAGACGTGCCCGACAGCACCGAAGAGAAGGGCGCCCCCATAGAAACCTTGGGCTATCACAGCGCGTCCAACAGGAGGATGTCCGGGGAGCCGATACAGACTGTCGAGTCCATCCGAGTCCCTGGGAAGGGCAGTAGAGGACATGGGCGTGAGGCCTCGAGGGTGGGTTGGTTTGATCTGAGCACCTCAGGCAGCTCTTTTGACAATGGCCCCTCAAGTGCCTCTGAGTTGGCAtcccttgggggtgggggcagcggaGGCCTCACTGGCTTTAAAACAGCACCGTACAAGGAACGGGCACCCCAATTTCAGGAAAGTGTCGGCAGCTTTCGTTCCAACAGTTTCAACTCAACATTTGAGCATCATCTCCCCCCGTCCCCCTTGGAACATGGGACACCCTTCCAGAGAGAGCCAGTGGGGCCATCATCTGCCCCACCTGCTCCTCCTAAGGATCATGGTGGTATCTTCTCTCGAGATGCACCCACTCATCTACCCTCTGTGGATCTTTCGAACCCCTTCACAAAGGAGGCAGCCCTGGCCCATgctgccccacctcctcctggagAGCACAGCGGAGTTCCTTTCCcgaccccaccccctcctccaaccCCTGGGGAACATAGCAGCAGTGGTGGGAGTGGTGTCCCCTTctctactccacctcctcctccacctcctgttGACCACTCTGGGGTTGTAcccttcccagccccaccactgGCAGAGCATGGAGTGGCAGGGGCTGTGGCAGTATTTCCCAAGGACCATAGTTCCCTCCTTCAAGGGACACTGGCTGATCATTTTGGGGTGCTCCCAGGACCCAGGGACCATGGGGGCCCTACCCAACGGGACCTCAACGGCCCTGGCCTTAGCCGTGTACGCGAGAGCCTGAGCCTGCCCTCCCATTCTCTGGAGCACTTGGGCCCAGcccatggaggaggaggtggggggggcaGCAACGGCGGCAGTGGCCCCCCCTTGGGTCCCTCACACAGAGACGCCATCAGCCGGAGTGGTATGATCTTGCGGAGTCCCCGGCCAGACTTTCGGCCTAGGGAACCTTTTCTCAGCAGAGACCCTTTCCACACTTTAAAGAGACCCAGGCCACCTTTCGCTAGGGGCCCTCCGTTCTTTGCACCAAAACGCCCATTCTTCCCACCCAGGTACTGA
- the RPRD2 gene encoding regulation of nuclear pre-mRNA domain-containing protein 2 isoform X1 has product MAAGGGGGSSKASSSSASSAGALESSLDRKFQSVTNTMESIQGLSSWCIENKKHHTTIVYHWMKWLRRSAYPHRLNLFYLANDVIQNCKRKNAIIFRESFADVLPEAAALVKDPSVSKSIERIFKIWEDRNVYPEEMIMALREALSTTFKTQKQLKENLNKQPNKQWKKSQTSTNPKAALKSKIVAEFRSQALIEELLLYKRSEDQIELKEKQLSTMRVDVCSTETLKCLKDKTGGKKFSKEFEEASAKLEEFVNGLDKQVKNGPSLTEALENAGIFYEAQYKEVKVVANAYKTFANRVNNLKKKLDQLKSTLPDPEESPVPSPSVDAPSPTGSESPFQGMGGEESQSPAMESEKSATPEPATDNRDVEDMELSDVEDDGSKIIVEDRKEKPVEKSAVSTSAPAKPTESISKASSCTSVPVTVTATPPLPKPVNTSLLSPSPALALPNLANVDLAKISSILSSLTSVMKNTGVSPASRPSPGTPTSPSNLTSGLKTPAPATTTSHNPLANILSKVEITPESILSALSKTQTQSAPALQGLSSLLQSVTGNPVASSEAASQSTSASPANTTVSSIKGRSLPSNTQSFIPKNFSYSPNSSTSEVSSTSASKASIGQSPALPSTTFKLPSNTLGFTGTHNTSPAAPPTEVAMCQSSEISKPKLESESTSPSLEMKIHNFLKGNPGFSGLNLNIPILSSLGSSAPAESHSSDFQRGPTSTSIDNIDGTPVRDERSGTPTQDEMMDKPTSSSVDTMSLLSKIISPGSSTPSSTRSPPPGREESYARELSSSVSAYRPFGLGSESPYKQPPDGMERPSSLMDSSQEKFYPDTSFQEDEDYRDFEYSGPPPSAMMNLEKKPAKSILKSSKLSDATEYQPILSSYSHRAQEFGVKPAFPPSVRALLDSSENCDRLSSSPGLFGAFSIRGNEPGSDRSPSPSKNDSFFTPDSNHSSLSQSTSGHLSLPQKQYPDSPHPVPHRSLFSPQNTLAAPTGHPPTSGVEKVLASTISTTSTIEFKNMLKNASRKPSDDKHFGQAPGKGTSSDGVSLSNLGQPSLTAAEQQQQEEHYRIETRVSSSCLDVPDSTEEKGAPIETLGYHSASNRRMSGEPIQTVESIRVPGKGSRGHGREASRVGWFDLSTSGSSFDNGPSSASELASLGGGGSGGLTGFKTAPYKERAPQFQESVGSFRSNSFNSTFEHHLPPSPLEHGTPFQREPVGPSSAPPAPPKDHGGIFSRDAPTHLPSVDLSNPFTKEAALAHAAPPPPGEHSGVPFPTPPPPPTPGEHSSSGGSGVPFSTPPPPPPPVDHSGVVPFPAPPLAEHGVAGAVAVFPKDHSSLLQGTLADHFGVLPGPRDHGGPTQRDLNGPGLSRVRESLSLPSHSLEHLGPAHGGGGGGGSNGGSGPPLGPSHRDAISRSGMILRSPRPDFRPREPFLSRDPFHTLKRPRPPFARGPPFFAPKRPFFPPRY; this is encoded by the exons GGATCCATCTGTTTCTAAGTCTATAGAACGAATCTTTAAAATCTGGGAAGATAGAAATGTATACCCAGAAGAAATGATTATGGCATTAAGAGAAGCTTTGA GTACCACTTTCAAAACTCAGAAGCAGCtgaaagaaaatctgaacaaacaaCCGAATAAGCAGTGGAAGAAATCACAAA CATCCACGAATCCAAAAGCTGCTCTCAAGTCTAAGATAGTTGCTGAATTTCGA tctcaGGCCCTCATTGAGGAGCTGTTGCTGTACAAGCGCTCAGAAGATCAGATAGAATTGAAAGAAAAACAGCTGTCGACTATGAGGGTGGACGTGTGCAGCACAGAAACGCTCAAATGCTTAAAAG ATAAGACAGGTGGGAAGAAATTCTCCAAAGAATTTGAAGAGGCAAGTGCCAAGCTGGAGGAATTTGTGAATGGACTAGATAAGCAAGTGAAAAATGGGCCCTCACTAACAGAAGCACTGGAAAATGCTGGAATTTTCTATGAAGCACAGTACAAAGAAGTAAAAGTGGTGGCCAAT GCATACAAAACCTTCGCTAATCGAGtgaacaatttaaagaaaaagctgGATCAATTGAAGTCAACCCTTCCTGATCCTGAGGAATCACCAGTCCCTTCCCCAAGTGTGGACGCTCCCTCCCCAACTGGTTCTGAATCTCCTTTTCAAGGAATGGGAGGTGAGGAATCCCAGTCACCAGCCATGGAGAGTGAGAAATCGGCCACACCTGAGCCTGCAACAGATAATCGTGACGTGGAAGATATGGAACTCTCAGATGTGGAGGATGATGGGTCAAAAATCATTG TAGAGGACAGGAAGGAAAAACCGGTGGAGAAGTCAGCTGTATCCACTTCTGCACCTGCAAAGCCGACAGAAAGTATCTCAAAAGCCTCTTCATGTACTTCAGTGCCTGTGACCGTGACAGCAACCCCACCTCTTCCAAAGCCTGTGAATACgtctcttctctccccttctccagcATTGGCTTTGCCAAACCTGGCTAATGTGGATCTGGCAAAGATCAGTTCCATCCTTAGCAGCCTGacatcagtcatgaaaaatactG GGGTCAGTCCTGCATCAAGACCTTCTCCAGGAACTCCTACAAGTCCCAGCAACCTCACCAGTGGCCTGAAGACACCTGCACCGGCCACGACAACATCTCACAACCCTCTGGCAAATATCCTCTCGAAGGTGGAGATCACCCCAGAGAGCATTCTGTCTGCTCTTTCCAAAACCCAGACACAGTCAGCCCCTGCACTGCAAG GCCTGTCATCTTTACTTCAGAGCGTCACTGGGAACCCCGTTGCATCCAGTGAAGCTGCATCCCAGAGCACTTCAGCTTCCCCTGCCAACACCACAGTCTCTAGCATAAAAGGAAGAAGTCTGCCCTCCAATACCCAATCCTTTATTCCCAAAAACTTCAGCTATTCTCCTAACTCATCAACTTCTGAAGTCTCTTCAACTTCAGCCAGCAAAGCCTCAATTGGGCAAAGCCCAGCGCTCCCAAGCACTACTTTCAAGCTACCATCCAACACTTTGGGGTTTACAGGTACCCACAATACTAGCCCTGCTGCCCCACCTACTGAAGTTGCCATGTGCCAGTCTTCAGAAATCTCCAAGCCAAAACTGGAGTCCGAGTCCACTTCCCCAAGCCTGGAAATGAAGATCCACAACTTCTTAAAAGGTAACCCTGGTTTCAGCGGCTTGAACTTGAACATCCCAATCCTGAGCAGTCTGGGGTCCAGCGCCCCCGCAGAAAGCCACTCCTCAGACTTCCAGCGTGGCCCGACGAGCACATCGATCGACAACATTGATGGAACCCCGGTGCGAGATGAACGAAGTGGGACGCCCACCCAGGATGAGATGATGGACAAGCCCACGTCCAGCAGTGTGGACACCATGTCCCTGCTTTCTAAGATCATTAGCCCTGGTTCCTCAACGCCCAGCAGCACAAGGTCACCACCTCCTGGGAGAGAAGAAAGCTACGCCCGGGAGCTGTCCAGTTCGGTGTCTGCGTACCGGCCCTTCGGCCTGGGCAGCGAGTCACCCTATAAGCAGCCTCCTGATGGAATGGAGAGGCCGTCTTCCTTGATGGACTCTTCACAGGAGAAGTTCTATCCAGATACTTCTTTCCAGGAAGATGAGGATTACCGAGATTTTGAATATTCAGGGCCTCCACCCTCTGCCATGATGAACCTGGAGAAGAAACCAGCCAAATCTATCCTGAAATCAAGCAAGCTTTCTGATGCCACCGAGTACCAGCCAATCCTGTCCAGTTACAGCCACCGAGCCCAAGAATTTGGGGTAAAGCCTGCCTTCCCGCCATCTGTGAGGGCTCTCCTGGACTCTAGTGAGAACTGTGACCGTCTTTCGTCTTCCCCTGGGCTATTTGGTGCCTTCAGCATAAGAGGGAATGAACCTGGGTCTGACCGGTCACCATCACCGAGTAAGAATGATTCATTTTTCACCCCCGACTCCAACCACAGTAGCTTGTCTCAGTCTACCAGTGGGCATCTCAGTTTGCCACAGAAGCAGTACCCAGACTCTCCTCACCCGGTCCCACACCGTTCCCTTTTCTCTCCGCAGAATACCCTTGCCGCTCCCACGGGCCACCCACCCACGTCGGGTGTGGAGAAAGTCCTGGCCTCCACCATTTCCACCACATCGACGATTGAGTTTAAGAATATGCTTAAAAATGCCTCGCGGAAGCCCTCAGATGATAAGCATTTTGGCCAGGCCCCCGGCAAGGGCACTTCAAGTGATGGTGTCAGTCTCTCAAACCTCGGCCAGCCCAGCCTGACGGCCgctgagcagcagcagcaagaagAGCACTACCGCATAGAAACCCGCGTCTCCTCCTCCTGCTTAGACGTGCCCGACAGCACCGAAGAGAAGGGCGCCCCCATAGAAACCTTGGGCTATCACAGCGCGTCCAACAGGAGGATGTCCGGGGAGCCGATACAGACTGTCGAGTCCATCCGAGTCCCTGGGAAGGGCAGTAGAGGACATGGGCGTGAGGCCTCGAGGGTGGGTTGGTTTGATCTGAGCACCTCAGGCAGCTCTTTTGACAATGGCCCCTCAAGTGCCTCTGAGTTGGCAtcccttgggggtgggggcagcggaGGCCTCACTGGCTTTAAAACAGCACCGTACAAGGAACGGGCACCCCAATTTCAGGAAAGTGTCGGCAGCTTTCGTTCCAACAGTTTCAACTCAACATTTGAGCATCATCTCCCCCCGTCCCCCTTGGAACATGGGACACCCTTCCAGAGAGAGCCAGTGGGGCCATCATCTGCCCCACCTGCTCCTCCTAAGGATCATGGTGGTATCTTCTCTCGAGATGCACCCACTCATCTACCCTCTGTGGATCTTTCGAACCCCTTCACAAAGGAGGCAGCCCTGGCCCATgctgccccacctcctcctggagAGCACAGCGGAGTTCCTTTCCcgaccccaccccctcctccaaccCCTGGGGAACATAGCAGCAGTGGTGGGAGTGGTGTCCCCTTctctactccacctcctcctccacctcctgttGACCACTCTGGGGTTGTAcccttcccagccccaccactgGCAGAGCATGGAGTGGCAGGGGCTGTGGCAGTATTTCCCAAGGACCATAGTTCCCTCCTTCAAGGGACACTGGCTGATCATTTTGGGGTGCTCCCAGGACCCAGGGACCATGGGGGCCCTACCCAACGGGACCTCAACGGCCCTGGCCTTAGCCGTGTACGCGAGAGCCTGAGCCTGCCCTCCCATTCTCTGGAGCACTTGGGCCCAGcccatggaggaggaggtggggggggcaGCAACGGCGGCAGTGGCCCCCCCTTGGGTCCCTCACACAGAGACGCCATCAGCCGGAGTGGTATGATCTTGCGGAGTCCCCGGCCAGACTTTCGGCCTAGGGAACCTTTTCTCAGCAGAGACCCTTTCCACACTTTAAAGAGACCCAGGCCACCTTTCGCTAGGGGCCCTCCGTTCTTTGCACCAAAACGCCCATTCTTCCCACCCAGGTACTGA